AGCCAGTCGCGGCTCGGGGTATGGTGGGGCGAGGTGATGATCTCCACCACGTCCCCGTTCTGGAGCTGGTACTTCAAGGGCACCATGCGCCCGTTCACCTTGGCCCCGGCGCAGTGGTGCCCCACCTCCGTGTGGATGGCGTAGGCGAAGTCGATGGGGGTGGCGCCCTGGGGGAACTCCTTGACCTCTCCCCTCGGCGTGAAGACGTAGACCTCGTTGGGGAAGAGGTCCATGCGGACCGACTCGAGAAATTCCCGCGGGTCCTCGAGATCCTTCTGCCACTCCATGAGCTGGTTGAGCCAGTCGAACTGCCGCGCCTTCTCCGGGGAAAGGATCTTCCCTTCCTTGTAGAGCCAGTGCGCGGCGATGCCTTCGCGGGCCACCCGGTCCATTTCCTCGGTCCGGATCTGGATCTCCATGCGCTCGCCGTCCGGGCCGATCACCGTGGTGTGGAGCGACTGGTACATGTTGGCCTTCGGGAGGCTGATGTAGTCCTTGAACCGGCCGGGGACGGGCTTCCAGAGGGAATGAACGATGCCGAGGGCCTCGTAGCATTCCTGGGTCGTCTTCAGGATGATGCGGAAGGCGATGAGGTCGTAGATCTCGTCGAGGGGCAGGTTCCGGTTCCGCATCTTCCGGTAGATGCTGTAGAGGTGCTTGGGCCGCCCCAGCACCCGGCAGGAGAGCCCGAATTCGGCCATCTTGCGGGCGATGAGCTCCTTGACCTCCTCTACGTAGGCCCGGCGTTGGCCGAGCCGTGTCTCCACGGCCTTCTTGAGGTTTTCGTATTCCTCGGGGAACTGGTAGGCGAAGCCGAGGTCCTCGAGTTCCCGCTTGATCCAGTCGATGCCCAGCCGGCTGGCCAGCGGGGCGTAGATCTCGAGGGTCTCGCGGGCGATCCGCTCCCGCTTGTTGGCGCGCTGGTACTCGAGGGTGCGCATGTTGTGGAGCCGGTCGGCGAGTTTCACCAGGAGGACCCGTATGTCCTTGGACATGGCCAGGATCATCTTCCGGATGTTCTCGGCCTGCCGGTGGACCTGGCTTCGGAAGGTGATCTGGCTGATCTTGGTCACGCCGTCCACGATGAGGGCCACGTCGTCGCCGAAGAGTTCCCGGATCTCCTCGATGGTGGCCAGGGTGTCCTCCACGGTGTCGTGGAGGAGGCCCGCGGCGATGCTGGCCATGTCGAGCCGAAGCTGGGCCAGGATGTGGGCCACGGCGAGGGGGTGGGAGAGGTAGGGTTCGCCGGAGAGGCGGACTTGGCCGTGGTGGACCTTGGCCGAGAAGATGTAGGCCTTTTCGACGAGGCTCGTTTCGGCGTCGGGGAGGTAGGAGTGGATCCGGTCCAGTATGTCGGTGAGGCGGATCATGCCAGCATGGCCAGGGCCCGCTGCGCCGCTTGCGCCGCCGGTACGTCCTCGGTCTCGCGGGTGGCGCGGCGGGTGACCTCCACCGACCCGGTTTCGGCGAGTTTCCGGCCCACGGTGATGCGGATCGGGATGCCCAGGAGGTCGGCGTCCTTGAACTTGACCCCGGCCCGTTCGTCCCGGTCGTCGAGCAGGGCCTCGGCCCCCCGCTCCCGGAGGGCGCGGTAGATCTCCTCGCCCGCGGCCCGGAGGGCCCCGTCCCGGACGTTCATAACGCTCACGATGACCTGGAAGGGGGCCAGCGGCACCGGGAAGACGATCCCGTCGGCGTCGTGGTTCTGCTCGATGGCAGCGGCCACCGTCCGGCCCACCCCGATCCCGTAGCAGCCCATGACCAGCGGGCGTTCCTTTCCGTCCGGGTCGAGGAAGGTGGCGCCCATGGCCTCGCTGTACTTGGTGCCGAGCTTGAAGATGTGGCCCACCTCGATCCCCCGCTTGAGCTCCAGCCGGCCGCCGCAGCGCGGGCAGGGGTCCGACTCGGTGACGAGCCGGATGTCGGCGAACTCCGGGCGGGGGCAGCCGTGGGCGCCCCAGTTCACGCCCACGAGGTGGGCGTCCGCCTCCCCGGCGCCGCAGACGAAGTTCCGGAGGGACTCGAGGCCGTGGTCGGCCACCACCCGGACGGAGGGGTCGAGGCGGACCGGGCCGGCGAAGCC
This genomic interval from Dissulfurirhabdus thermomarina contains the following:
- a CDS encoding RelA/SpoT family protein, with the protein product MIRLTDILDRIHSYLPDAETSLVEKAYIFSAKVHHGQVRLSGEPYLSHPLAVAHILAQLRLDMASIAAGLLHDTVEDTLATIEEIRELFGDDVALIVDGVTKISQITFRSQVHRQAENIRKMILAMSKDIRVLLVKLADRLHNMRTLEYQRANKRERIARETLEIYAPLASRLGIDWIKRELEDLGFAYQFPEEYENLKKAVETRLGQRRAYVEEVKELIARKMAEFGLSCRVLGRPKHLYSIYRKMRNRNLPLDEIYDLIAFRIILKTTQECYEALGIVHSLWKPVPGRFKDYISLPKANMYQSLHTTVIGPDGERMEIQIRTEEMDRVAREGIAAHWLYKEGKILSPEKARQFDWLNQLMEWQKDLEDPREFLESVRMDLFPNEVYVFTPRGEVKEFPQGATPIDFAYAIHTEVGHHCAGAKVNGRMVPLKYQLQNGDVVEIITSPHHTPSRDWLSLAKTSRALARIRHWIKTEEREKSLALGRDLCLREFRKHRLDFNDLLKDRAKAAEVARALSFRTLDDLLVAVGYGKVSPVQVIRKVLPAGAAGKAEGPAAPAEAPTEGAPPKGREGIVIEGVDNLLVHLARCCTPVPGDEVVGYITRGRGVTVHRESCRNVRSLEPGRRVEVTWAGGDEATYPARLKVIAEDKKGMLAAVSNAISAAEANILEARVQTTPDHRAVFNFFVEVDDAAHLKRVLSGVRRVQGVIRVDRLR